In Ahaetulla prasina isolate Xishuangbanna chromosome 10, ASM2864084v1, whole genome shotgun sequence, the genomic window ccatttaaaaattaaatctggTAACAGTCCCGTTCGTCTGTCACAAGCTCAATGAAGTCCTTTGAAAAGGGTGAACGGCCACTTTCCCAGCTGCCACCTAAGACACTGGAGTCAGTCACTTCCTTCTGAAGGATGTTTTATGAACAACAGAGTCTAAATAGGACTGTCAACACCGTGGAGATTCAGAGAGGACTTTGTCCATCCTGACCTCTTCCTACATGTTGCCCCATCCAGGAGGAAGGGGCTGAAAGCACACCAGGAAGAGCACAAACCTTTTCCAATAGAAGGAAGGCGAGTGGCCATTCAGTTTTGGCACACACAACCAAAGGGCCCTGTCCACTCCAACGACTTCAGTTATCTGCACAAATTTGCTCTTCCTCCCACCCCTGGGTGCAAACTGAGCCCAAGAGAAGACTCTAGGAAGCCAAGAAGCTTTAGCAGATCAGACCTGTAACTGTCCATCAGTGGTGATCCCCGAAACTGCATTCTTCTTCAGGGTTTCAAGGGTTGGCCTGTTGTAGACTCTGCTGACCAGCTCCGGAGCAGTGTTCAGATGGAGAGCAACATCAAACCTTTGCACTGAGAAAAGGACAGGTTGGTTTCTCATAATTAGTTGGATCCTCCCTCACTGACTCGCAGCTTACAAACCAACTGAGGCCAGCCTTAGGTTTACAAAGGAAATGTGCTGCATGAAGGGGAAAAGGCCAAATAACCAGCCAGGGATGCTACTTCACTTAGAAGAACCAcaatagaaggagggaagaagctgGTTGCATTCTTCCTTGGGAGGAATTTAAGATGAACAAAATTagaccaagataaatcactttTAATTCCACTTAAAGGTGGaattttttttccacctttaaAATAACATATAAGCTGTGCAGttcaattgaaaaaaataaatcttttaggagaaaaaaataacaataaaaagatacaacaatgTGGTTGCTTAAGTGTGCATGGCCTCTTATAAGTAGGGATTTGGCTGTGTTCAGAATTAACCAAACTTGTTCAAATTTATTGTAAATAGTACACATCTATAAATAGTGACTCTGATCAAGTCCAGATAAAGTTAGCTGTTCTTGCAGGATTTTTCTTACATTTATTCAATTGCCTCCTAGTAAAAGCCATGATCTACAAAGAGTTTACAAAGCATCAAAGGGATCTCATTATCGTAAGGTATCAGTCAGGAGAATGGTACAAAATGATGTCCAAAGCATTGGATATACTATGGAGTGAAGACAGTCATCAACAAGTGGAGAAAATGTAGCATAACAGTGACATTACTAAGAACTGGATCTCCCtcaaacattgatttttttttaaattaagaaaattgATCCAACATACAGCAACATTAAAGGAGATTTATTTACTACATGTGGCAACAATCCCCTGTATGTTTCATACATCTGTGATGTGGAGTTGGGTGGCAAGACAGTTTTTTCTAACAAAGAAAAACATCCAAGCCCAGCtagattttgcaaaaaaaaactaCATCAAGCCTGAGAAAAGCATGTGGGAAAATGTGTTGTTATGTTCTGATGAGACCAAGTTGAACTTTTTGGCCATAATTCCAAAATATATACTTGGTGCAAAAACAACACTGTGAATCATCAAAAGTATACTATAGCCATAGTGAAGCATGGTTGGTGGCACCATTATACTTTGGGGCTGCTTTAGTCCCGTAGCTGGAAATGGGGCTTTAGTCAAGCACAAGTAAAGaacgtaaatatttttttttcaatcgaattgtacagcttatatattatgttaaaggcagaaaaaaaatctgaagtgaACGATCTTGGTCtaatttttttacatctcaaaaagcTGCCGCTTTACAGGGATATGTTGACTCTTTATATATATCCATGTATTTGCCCTTTTGTCTCAGTCAAAGCTCAGAACTAGCAAGTTTTTCAATTTGGCTGAATTACAACTCATCCAGAATATATTGGTGAAATTTCCAAGATCTAAAATTTTTGTCTCATAGCAAAACCACACACTTTTTCCCTTTCGTGTACATCTCTAGTTTTCACCTCAGCTAGTCTTTATAATAATTAGTATTGGATTTggagttgtttttttccttcccaccatcttttcatttttctttgttatatCTTTTTAGATTGCAAGCTCAAGAACAGGAACCATCATATTGATATTTCTAAGTCACTCTGTGCGAGTCggagatagaaataaaaaaaaaaatgttaacaaaTTATGGTTTGTTGCAATTCAGTCGGCTGTTGCTGACAGTTTCACTTCTGCTAAATGGGAAACATTTCACAGAAAAGGGTTGTTTTATTTTAAGCAGCACCAACAAAGCAACCCTCCTCCCTTTCATTCAATGTTCTACCAGAAAGTcaaagtcttatttatttatttatttatttatttatttatttatttattgttcacatttatataccgccctatctccctagggactcagggcggttcacaggcacttaaaaatacacataaatacaaactaaaataacaagtaaaaaacttattccatagccgaattgttaaaaccatataaataataaaacccatttaaaaccataaaatttaaaatctaattagGCAGGCTTCTCTGCCACCTTGATTTTCCATACTCAGTCAGTGGCTGTCCCACCACCTGTTTACCTTCCTTCTTGGTGTCAAAGAAGAACAGGTGCTTATTTGGCTGTTTCCCCTCTGCTTCCAGTAGGTGGAGCTCCGACTTCAGCTGCTCGATTTTCTGCTCCATTAAAAAGATACAGGCACAGAATCAAAAAGATGCAGGCGCAGAATTGAGAACTGAAGTCCTGGTtggctgcccccctcccccccccagcacaATTCTGAGGTCAGGCAAcggttccctcccccacccccccaaaagggCACCCAACTTCCATCTCCCACATTGCTAGGTCAGGGTTTTGGAGGCCTGCTAGATCCACTGGGGTCCAAGCAAGCCCAACCTCTGGAGAGGAGCCTCCTTGTGGGTTTCCTCCCACAAGCAGAGAGCAGCACGGCCTGAAGACCTTACCAGCACCCGGGGAAGGGGGAGACAAGGGCTCCCCCTCCCTAATGACAGAGGCTAAGGAGACATTTGGGTGTCAGGTGGGAGGCACAGCAGCCTCAGTGTGCCCAGGGGGCCAGGACTAGGAAggggacccaaaggtgctttttaaagaggcaccTGGGCTTTCTGGACCAGAAATTCCAGCtgggaaaaaccacctttggggcaaccgtgACCTGGGATGACCGGGAATCTTCTGACCTTGACCTCGGCTGCTCGCTTCATCTCCACGTACTTCAGGTCCTGGGTCTTCAACAGCTTCTGCTGCTCAGGGGTGGATTCTGCCTCCTGGCGCCTGATCACGTGCACCCCGTCCTGCGGGCAAGGCGAGAAGCGtcgggcccccaggggaaggaggGCCGCCCCCGCAAGGCAGGCAGGCAACGGCCACGGGAGGCCCGCGGGGAACCGGGGGAAGGGAAGGCAGGCGGGGCCGCCCAGCCAGACGCGCCGGCCTCACCTGCAGCGGCGCCCGGGTCATCCGGAAGTAGAACTCGTCCGGGTTCTTCTCCTGCGCCCGGCGGCGCAGCGCCCGCAACGCATCTCGCTTCTTGTGGAAGTCGCTGCGGGGAAAGGCGGCCGGTCAGGAGCCCCAAAGGAGACGCCGCCCCGggcgagcccccccccccccgcccccgagaGACCCTTCCTTCCACTCACGGGGCGCGCAGCCGGTAGTCCGCCTTCTTCTCCAGCAGCCCCAGGGCCTTCCGCGAGGCGAGCTGAAGAGAAACAGGGAGTCagcgggggggggaagagggcccCGCCCCCGCGCCAGCTCGAGCCCACTTGGCCCCGCGCGAGGTGCTGCCGCTGCCGCGACTTGGCCGCCTTCGTGAACGCCGCCATGACTCCCACTTCCGGGAAAGTGGCCCACCCCTTCCGCTCGGCGCAGACCCGGCAGGCGAGGCCTGGGTCGGTCCCTCCGCCCTCGGCCGGGGCTCCCTCGCGCGCCCCCAACCTGTTCGGCGGGGGAACGCCTCTGGCGCCGAAGCCCGCCCCCCAcgcgcggcggcagcggcggccccGCCCCCCGCGCTCCCCGGCCCCGCCTTCCGGGGGGGCAAGGCGGGCGGCTCGCGTGGCTGCTCGGACTCGGCGGCTGCCTCCCACGGGCCCCGGGGCGCGCCGGACCGCTGCCGGTAAGAGCGGGCGAGGGGCTGTTCCCGGCGGGCTGCCGAAGCGGGGCGATCGGGGTCCCTTTGTCCCTTTGTTTCGGGCTTCCCCTCCTGGACGGGCGCGGGGCGGAACGGCCGGCGGGGAGCGCGGGAGGGTCGGTCGGTGGGGGCGGAAAGTGCCCGGCGGGAGTGTGCCTGGGGGCGCCCTGGGGCTTCTCCACGGAGCCGAGCTCtctgggcggggcggggcggggctggGAGCGGAGCCTGGCCGCTGCTCTGCCCGAGGTCTCCGGGGGGGCGAGGctcgtggggggggtggggggccggCAACGGGGCGCCCAGTTTATTCCCCGGAGATTCCCGTTGCTGCTCTGCAGGGTGACGGGGCggattctcttcccttctccctccagagcaggggaaacacccccctccctccccccttgtcCCACCGGCCCCGCAAGGATTCGAGCCTTCCTGGAAGCAGTTGGGACGGCAGGGCTGCTTCCCGGCTCTCCCTCCGGAGCTGTGGCAGAGGCGTCCCGTGGCTCTGGGCTGGGGGATCTGCTGCGTGGTTCCCGCCGCTGCCAGCAATCCTCCCCAGATCTCTCCCCAGATCTCCTCCACCTAAGCCTCTCCACTCTCTCCCCCATCTCCCCCCGTCTAGTTTGGCTTCCTTCTTCTTCATTCCGTTGGAAAACTGCAGCTGAGGCTGGCATAAGCGAGTGCCCAGTCAGGCTGCCCCTCTCTGTCAAAGGGTCTCTGCTGCTGTCTTGGTCACAGGGCACTGATAGCATCGAGGGGGAGACTTCCTTATCCAAGAGAAGTGGGGACTAAAAAGTTGAGCCCTCAAAGAATGGGGCCCATCTTGCCCTGGAGATGCTTGGCATCTTACCAGGTGAGGCATTGTTGTGCTGCGAGTCCCAGCCGTGGGAGCTGCTGTGTTGCATCCGCAGAAAACAGCAGTTCTGTGAAGAGATAATGGAGGGGAGGGAGTTATTTTCATTTGTGAAAATCAAACACTCAGGCTAAGAGAGAAAAGCAAGGTGGAATTATACTACTTGACCCCAAAGCATTTGCATGGGGTTGTCGTGTTGTGAGGTGTGGGTGTGTTAAGATCCTGACCAGGGTCCCTCTCCAGGATTTGGTTTTGGCCGTGGCTTTTCAATGGGAGGCAGGAAGGCTTCCAGCTCCAGGAGGATTTTAGTTGAAGACTTCAGTTCCAGGAACTAGCTGTTGCTCCAAGGGTGGAGATGTTCTTACTGGGGTGCTGTGCCATTAAACTGGCTGGGTCAGCATAAGCTCAGATGATGCTTTCACGGGCTTTCTACATGGAGTGGCATTTGCAGGATTGACATAGAATATAATCTGGTGACCAGAATCAGTCTTCAAAGGGATCTCAGTAGATTTGATACTGCCCTCTCCGATAATATACAGTCCAGTTGTGAGAAATGTGGCATTCTGCACTTAAATAGGGAAAACCGGATGCACAGTAAGGGACACTTGGCTCACCAATTGTGTGTGTGCAAAGGCCTGCGTGTCCTAGGAGACCCACAGATTAAGCCAGCTGTGCATCCATTGTAAGCTTGGGATACATTAACAGAGGGTTGAAGGAGTAGCTCTACTCTAGGTTGAACTGGTCAGGCAGCACCAGGAAGAGTTCTGGCCACTGCAATACCAGATAGGGGATTTCTATATATTGAATAATTTGTGACGACTGAACAATGCTTTGTTCTCACAACACACTGGATTCCAGTGTCTCTGGCAGCTGGGGGTGCCTGGAGGAGATTCCATGTGTGGTAAGGGCAAACCAGCTTAGCTGCTGGCAGAACTGTGGCTCTCTCAGATACATCTGCTGTTTTCTGTATAGTCTGACCTGTTTCCCTGGGGAAGGCTCAAGTCCTCTCACAGGCCAGAACCTAATTGCCTAATTGAAAACTGTTTGATCTACCCATATGCACATTAGCAAAATGAGTAATTTGCCTCCTGCCCGCTTGttcagctctttatttatttcagaGTACCCAGTTCTACAACAACCCCATGCAATGTGCCCTAAATGATGTACCCTGATGCCTGGGGAAAGATTGGGGATTTCAGAGTTCTTTCCAGGGCAGCCAGAGTGGGAGCCAATCATATTTGGGGTGGAAAAAGCCAAACAATCAGCTCTAGTGGCCCATTGCCTTGTACTTTTGCTACTGCAAAATAGGCGCTGCCAGGGCTGCTGAACTGCCTGGCCAAAAAAAAAGGGTGGCTAactaaagctggctgggaattggAGTGCAGCCTCTCTTAAATCGGATCTCTGCTATTCCTGGAGCAGCAGCTCTTTCTATGGGGAGGCTGCATTCCGTAGGGGATTCATCCCCAGGAACGGTGCCAAGGAGCTGCCAGCCTGGAGACGGGCTTGGCTGCGAGGCACTGCTAAGACTGACAGCCTCTTGTTGCTGGCTCAAGCCCACAGCATCTTCATGGCCTCTTTAGCACCTTGAATGTCTCCCCCCAGCTTCCCATTCTCTGGCCAAGATGCTGAAAGCTTTTTGAACTTTAAGTCATGGCAGCTCAGAGCCTGGCCAGGTCTTTCCAAGCCTGAAGCGTGGGACTGCAGTGCGGGTACAAGTATTCCTTCATGACATTCTCTGGCCTGGTCGGTGCTTAGGATGAAGACTGGTCCCCTTTtctcttgctgctgctgctgctgctgcaaagaTTTTCCTTGCTGAGAGTTGGCTTCAGAAAAATGTCCTTGCTCTGCTTCTGTTATCCATTCCACCCAAAGGGCCATGTCCTTCCAGCTGGGGACAGAAGAAGTAAGGACAAATATTTTCCTAGATTCCCCTGGGGGGATGAGGTTGCAAAATCTCCCACAGTGTTTGGGTCAGTGACTCCGGAGGTGTGAATCATGGTCTCCCTTCTGCTTTTACATGGACCTCGTGCTGAGGGACCTGAAAGTGGCTCTTGAGGTCCAGGCTGGATTGCAAGGCCATGCAAATGGGTGCGctgctctttcccctccctctctgtttcctTTGGTGCAAAGCCCATCTGAACTCTCACATATCTTGAGTTACATCATAAAGCAATAGGAAACTGTGGTGTGATTCCAGGAGATGGTCTGGGAGCAACCCATCAATCCTTTCTCCAGACACTCCTCTCACTCCCGAGGCACATT contains:
- the UTP11 gene encoding probable U3 small nucleolar RNA-associated protein 11, encoding MAAFTKAAKSRQRQHLARGQLASRKALGLLEKKADYRLRAPDFHKKRDALRALRRRAQEKNPDEFYFRMTRAPLQDGVHVIRRQEAESTPEQQKLLKTQDLKYVEMKRAAEVKKIEQLKSELHLLEAEGKQPNKHLFFFDTKKEVQRFDVALHLNTAPELVSRVYNRPTLETLKKNAVSGITTDGQLQRLARQRKGQYSLLRQRIERERKMFVIAQKLQTRKDLLDKTERVKLKKETVNQPAIYKFQFRRKR